The proteins below are encoded in one region of Planctomycetota bacterium:
- a CDS encoding alpha/beta fold hydrolase: MVLPTGAVGAAERGQEPKLFEKEITIKAKLGYLLSLPAGYEADAAKKWPLLVFLHGAGESGSDLDKVKIHGPPKLIAAGTFDHPCIVVSPQCPGRGWNADMVGALVDELCREYRVDEDRVYLTGLSMGGFGTWALAAARPERFAAIAPICGGGNPVDAIKLRGLPIWVFHGEKDTVVPLLASQAMVTALEALGQKDNVKFTIYPGVGHDSWTATYDDPEFYRWLFAQKRGAAGGK; the protein is encoded by the coding sequence ATGGTCTTACCGACAGGCGCCGTCGGCGCCGCCGAGCGCGGGCAGGAGCCGAAGCTCTTCGAGAAGGAGATCACGATCAAGGCCAAGCTCGGCTACCTCCTCTCGCTCCCTGCCGGCTACGAGGCCGACGCGGCGAAGAAGTGGCCGCTGCTGGTATTCCTCCACGGCGCCGGCGAGTCGGGAAGCGACCTCGACAAGGTCAAGATCCACGGCCCGCCGAAGCTGATCGCCGCCGGCACGTTCGACCATCCGTGCATCGTCGTCTCGCCGCAGTGCCCGGGGCGCGGCTGGAACGCCGACATGGTCGGGGCGCTGGTCGACGAGTTGTGCCGCGAGTACCGCGTCGACGAGGACCGCGTCTATCTCACCGGCCTGTCGATGGGGGGCTTCGGCACCTGGGCGCTGGCGGCGGCGCGGCCGGAGCGGTTCGCGGCGATCGCGCCGATCTGCGGCGGCGGCAATCCCGTCGACGCGATCAAGCTCCGCGGCCTGCCGATCTGGGTGTTTCACGGTGAGAAGGACACGGTCGTCCCGCTTCTCGCCTCGCAGGCGATGGTGACGGCGCTGGAGGCGCTCGGCCAGAAGGACAACGTCAAGTTCACGATCTATCCGGGCGTCGGCCACGATTCGTGGACGGCCACCTACGACGACCCCGAGTTCTACCGCTGGCTGTTCGCCCAGAAGCGCGGCGCGGCAGGGGGCAAGTGA
- a CDS encoding DUF5009 domain-containing protein, with the protein MPRTVPAAPDAEATPARILSLDALRGFDMFWIIGGDALAQRVLGRLGPGWPQRLAGQFEHAEWEGFHFEDLIFPLFLFLVGCVLPFSLAKYHGQPGGVGWRIVRRTALLFFFGLLYNSLLSFKFPIRTLGVLQRIGICYGLAAAVFLATSRRGRIAATVGLLVGWWALLALVPAPGSVAGPFSPEGNISGWVDRTILPGKILEKYYGFGDNEGLLSTLGALATTLLGTLAGDWLRAGPPSYRRAGALAAAGLACIVVGYAWSPWLPIIKNLWTSSFVLVSGGWCLILVALFHALVDVAGWQRALFFFTAIGANAITIYLAQRVIDFGKIADFFCGGLAGLAGDWKSVVLGAGVIGVKWLLLWFLWRQRVFLRV; encoded by the coding sequence ATGCCCCGCACGGTGCCCGCGGCCCCCGATGCCGAAGCCACCCCGGCGCGGATCCTGTCGCTCGACGCCCTCCGCGGCTTCGACATGTTTTGGATCATCGGCGGCGACGCGCTGGCGCAGCGCGTGCTCGGCCGGCTCGGCCCCGGCTGGCCGCAGCGCCTCGCCGGGCAGTTCGAGCATGCCGAGTGGGAGGGATTCCATTTCGAGGATCTGATCTTTCCGCTGTTCCTGTTCCTCGTCGGCTGCGTCCTGCCGTTCTCGCTCGCCAAATACCACGGCCAGCCGGGGGGCGTGGGGTGGCGGATCGTGCGCCGCACGGCGCTGCTGTTCTTCTTCGGCCTCCTCTACAACTCGCTGTTGTCGTTCAAGTTCCCGATCCGCACGCTCGGCGTGCTCCAGCGGATCGGCATCTGCTACGGCCTGGCGGCGGCGGTGTTTCTCGCCACGTCGCGCCGCGGCCGGATCGCCGCGACCGTCGGCCTGCTCGTGGGCTGGTGGGCGTTGCTCGCGCTGGTCCCCGCTCCCGGATCGGTGGCCGGTCCGTTCAGCCCCGAGGGAAACATCTCCGGCTGGGTCGACCGCACGATCCTCCCCGGGAAGATCCTCGAGAAGTACTACGGCTTCGGCGACAACGAAGGGCTCCTGTCCACGCTCGGCGCCCTGGCGACCACGCTCCTGGGCACGCTCGCCGGCGACTGGCTCCGCGCCGGGCCGCCGTCGTATCGCCGCGCCGGTGCCCTGGCCGCGGCGGGCCTGGCCTGCATCGTGGTCGGCTACGCCTGGTCGCCCTGGCTGCCGATCATCAAGAACCTCTGGACCAGTTCGTTCGTGCTCGTGTCGGGGGGCTGGTGCCTGATCCTGGTGGCCCTGTTCCACGCCCTGGTCGACGTCGCCGGCTGGCAGCGGGCACTGTTTTTCTTCACCGCGATCGGGGCCAATGCGATCACGATCTACCTGGCCCAGCGCGTGATCGACTTCGGCAAGATCGCCGACTTCTTCTGCGGCGGCCTCGCCGGCCTGGCGGGCGACTGGAAATCGGTCGTGCTCGGCGCCGGGGTGATCGGCGTGAAGTGGCTGTTGTTGTGGTTTCTCTGGCGGCAGCGGGTGTTTTTGCGGGTCTGA